Below is a window of Brassica napus cultivar Da-Ae chromosome A5, Da-Ae, whole genome shotgun sequence DNA.
GAGTGAGAACGGAAGAAGCTTATTTCAGAGGGAGGAAGTTGCAGGGAGCAACTATCTCAATGCCTAGTGGCTACTCTGGTAcccttctttctcttctttttttttagttctaTAAGATTGTTCTTGATGTTGCAGAAGTTGTGTGTTTATTTTACTCACTATTCATTAGCAATTGGTATGTTTATGTTGTTTTTATCATCCCCTCAGGCTTTGTGCTTGGTCAAGCGAGTAATAAGAACGCCAATGGAAAGAGAAAGGCTTGTAGTGACGAAGAGGAGAATCCGTGTTGGGAAGTGAAGGCCAAGTTCGATAAGATGACGTACTGGAATCATGATACTCTTCCTTCAAAAGACGACACTATCTTGCGGTCTTTCCATTGGTTCAGCATTGCAGAAGCGGTGAGTATAGATATACGGTTTCTATCCACACGGACTGGTTCATAAGAGTTTCATGCagtcttgttttcttttcttttctttctttctctaacAATGGTTTTGACTGCAGCTGCACAAGCCAGTTACAGCGGAAGACTTGGTTGCAGTAACAGATAATGCAAAGGTATAAAACATCTCAGGTGTCATTTAACAGATTTGGTTAGGCAATCTAAGTATAGATCTTGACATTATATTACCAAAGCTTGTTGGGTTTATCAAACTTATCCGAGCATGGAGGAtcatgtattattattatttctgtAAACATCCTTTTTAAAGAGACTAAAAACGATCATGTTTTGCTAGAGAATCACTCACTTAATTTTCTTCACAAACATAAAGTTTTATAATCAAGAAtctttactaaaataaattttatcattgTGATCTACTCTTCTTAATGAATGTTATCTAAGTTTAAGTTGATATTTCCTCCTTTTATTCAGACATAGCGGTGGAAATGACATACATGTTGTAGCAATGCAACATTAACAACAAGCTTGCCACAAGTAAACtgaaacaaacacaaacacacagcCAAACATAACAAACTGCAAGTACAGATGATAGTACTTGTTGAATCATGTTCTTTCCAGAGTGGCACTTTAAGTATTAGTGTTAAACATCAACACATTTGTAACAATTGCATACTTTTTCAGTTTCATCAGGATCCGTTGGAGGGTCACATTGGCCGCGCCATAAAGAATCTTCTCTAGTGCAATAATAGTTACAAAATTCCTCACTCTCAGCACTAGATTCCCCCCGGGAGCAGACGTATAATGGTGCACTGTAGCTTTCCCCTACCAATGTGCATTCCTGTTTTGACGTTCCTTTGGGTATCCCTAATGACATATTCGTGATTAATAGTAAGAAACAAAGTTCCCAAGCTTTTGATCAAAAGATTCAATATCAATTTCTTGAATTTGGTGAAAATTCACATAGAATATTTACCTGTAGTGATCAACAAAAGAATCATCAAAAGAGTGGTAAAGCCAACAATCTTCACCATTTTCCTTCTTTTGGTTCTAACTTGATTTGTATAAATTCCATAAGACATTTGGTGATACTTTATACTCAAAATCGAGTTGACTTTCTGTACAATAATTGATGGATGAGTCGATAAAGGCGGATACAAACTATTAAATGTTAGtttataaatatgattttccTCGTGgatattttgtttaattaattcaAAGTTCTCATGGTAATCTAATATGGTCCTTGACTCCTTGGTATAGATAATAGAGTAATAGAGCACCAGATCCACTAAACACGTTTCCGTGTGATTTACAAGAGACGTTTTAACATGTGAAGAGATACCAAAAGAACAGTCATCAGTTATAT
It encodes the following:
- the LOC106454660 gene encoding ribonuclease H2 subunit C — its product is MGTIDFGGAASLGEASIADLSGQVHQVPCCIRFDGPAQVSNYFKPKSSEVEVDGVRTEEAYFRGRKLQGATISMPSGYSGFVLGQASNKNANGKRKACSDEEENPCWEVKAKFDKMTYWNHDTLPSKDDTILRSFHWFSIAEALHKPVTAEDLVAVTDNAKV